The following nucleotide sequence is from Spirochaetota bacterium.
GGAGCTCGTCCTCCCGGTGACCCCGAAGAAGAACGAGGGGAGCGGCCGCTTCGAGATCGGCGTGATGCCCCACGGCTCACGCATCCTTATCGTCGAGCTGGTGGAGGACGGCGCGGCCAGGGCGGCGGGGCTCCGCGAGATGGACGAGATCGTGTCCATGGACGGGAAGCCAGTCGCGAGCGAGGCCGAATTCTCGAAGTACGTCAACGGCCATGCGGACAGGACGGTGCGCTTTAAAGTTGTGCGCAAGGGAAAAGAGTTCGAGAAGGATATCGTCCCCCGCCTGAACGACGTGGTGCGCTTCCGGCCCGTCGACGAAAAGGGGAACAAGGGCAAGACCATTTCCATCATGAAATCGAAGAACCTCCAGAAATACCTCGACAAGGGATCGATCATGATCAATGGCCGGAAGATCCTGACCTACGAGGGTCTCATCGGCACGGTAAAGGAAGTCGAGGGAAAGCAGATATCGTTCCAGATCGACAAGGAGCAGTACCGGGGCACCGCCGAAACCGACAAGGTCGGGCTCATCGGCATATTCCAGGCCGTGGCGCCGGACCAGGTGCATGTGCGGTACGGCATCAGCCAGGCCTTCGTGCAGTCCTTCGTCGAGCCCTATAAATGGATCGTGCTGAACCTGAAGGGCCTCGGCATGCTCTTCACCGGCAGGATGAACGTGCGGGAAAACCTCTCCGGTCCCATCAGGATCGTCCAGATCGCGGGCCAGGTGGCGTACTACAAGGGAATGTCGGACTTCATCCTCCTCATGGCGAAGATATCCATCATACTTATGGTGATGAACCTCCTTCCCATCCCCGTGGTGGACGGGAGCCATCTCATCTTCTTCACCATCGAGATGATCAGGAGAAAGCCGATGAGCCAGAAGGTGATGGAGCGGATCCAGACCGTGGGCATCGTCATCCTCGCCCTGATCATGGGCTTCGCCATCTTCAACGACATATCGATGCTGCCCTTCATCCAGAATTTCTTCAAGTAGGGCATAGACAAGAAATCGTAATCCAGCCTTTTCCCCCTCCCTTGATGGGAGGGGATAGGGGAGGGTGATCGTCATCTTTAAATTATCAGTATGTTCCACCCCCACCTGGCCTCCCCCATCAAGGGGGAGGGATTTGCTTTCCAATAATTAGTATTGACACCGTTTTTTTCCTGTGACACAGTCATGGATCCTGTTCGAAGCGCGAGGTGCTCATGAAGGTATCACGCTATCACGGCGTCAAGTTCGGCCTCCTGGTGGGACCCTCCCTGGCCGGGATCGTCCTCGGCGCGGCCATAGCGTTCTTCTTCGTGTCGAAGAACCCGACGAAATGGACGGCCGTCCAAGGCGGCCTCTGCGGCCTCCTCATCGGGTTCACCGCTTTTTACATGGAGTATTTCGTCTTTGACCGCATCAGGAAGCTTACGGTCATCCTGAGCGCCGTCCTCCGGTCGATCATCTTTTCAGTCGTCATCGTCATCTCCTACGTCATATCAGACCTCCTGGTGTTCGGCGCCGCCACGCTGGCCTACGACGTCAGGACCTTTATCATGCCGAGCTTCGGCCTTGCCATGACGTCCATCCTGGCGCTCATGCTCCTGATCAACATAAGCAGGCTCCTGGGCCAGAAGGCCCTGGTGCGGCTCCTGGTGGGCCTGTACCACAAGCCGATCATAAGGAAAAGGATATTCATGTTCATCGACCTGGCGTCGTCCACGGCCATCGCTGAGGAGATCGGCGACATACGGTTCCATTCCTTCCTGAACGACTTTTTCTTCGACGCGACGCGGCCCATCGTGGAATGCAAGGGAGAGATCTACAAGTACGTCGGCGACGAGATCATCGTCTCCTGGACCATGAAGGGCGGCCTCAAAGACCTCAACTGCATAGAGTGCTTCTTCCTGATAGAGGACGCCATCGAGGCGCTGCGCGGCCGGTACGAGCGGCAGTACGGCGCGTTCCCGCGATTTTCCGCCGGGATCCACTGCGGCGACGCCGTCATCGGCGAGATGGGGGATTACAAGCGCGAGGTGGCCTTTCTCGGCGACGTGGTCAATACCACGTCGCGTATCCAGTCCGAATGCAAGGCCCGGGGCCGGCGCCTCATCATTTCCGGTGACCTCTACGGCGAATTGTCCGGGGCGAGCCCCGGGTCTTACGGGTTCGAGAATCTCGGGTCCATCACGCTGCGGGGGAAGAAGAGGGAAGTGCCGCTGTACAGTGTCACCAGGAAGGCTTCCGCCTGAGGTGCGCCGTGTAATGCGCCGGGCGGCCTGTCATTTTACGTCGATGACGACCAGGGTGATGTCGTCCTGCGGCTCCCTGCCGGCCGGGATGAAGCCGTTCACCTCGCTGATGATCCTGTCTGCGAATTCCTCCAGTCCCAGGCCTCCGGTCTCATGGATCAGGTCGAGGAAGCGCCTGTCCCCGAAGAGCTCGCCGGAGACGCTGGCCGCCTCGACGATGCCGTCGGTGAAGATGACGATGCGGTCGCCCCGGGAGATGGCCCGCGTCTGCGTCACGTACTCGGCCGACGGGTTCATCCCCAGGAGGATCCCCCTCGGCTTCAGCTCGTCGACCCGCTCCCCGGCCCCGCTGCAATGAAGCACCGGCAGGTGCCCGGCGGAGGCATGGCGGAGAGTCATGCGCTCCCTGTCCACCATGACGTAACCCGCCGTTATGTAGTTGTTCCGGATCTTGTCGTAAAACATCGAGTTCAGGTTCTTCATCAGGAGGGCCGGATCAGCCAGGCGCTCGCGCTGGAAGGAGAAGGCGACCTTCATCATGGACGCGATGAGGGACGCGGGCACGCCGTGGCCGGTGACGTCGGCGATCAGGACCCCCAGGCCGCTCCCGTCCGGGATGACCTGGAAGTCGTAGAAATCGCCGCCGACGGCGCCCATGGGGATGTACCGCGCGGCGATCGCCAGTCCCGGGACGTCGGGCGTTTTTTCCGGAAGGATCGACAGCTGGATCTCCCGGGCGATGCGCAGCTCCTGCTGGATCGCGATGAGTTCGCTCCGCTCCCTGGCCGCCCGGACCGCCCCGTTGTAGAGATTGACGAAGCGGTCTCCCAGGGCCCCGGCGATGGCCAGGATAAAGGCGAGGAAGCCGTAATGGGCCATCCAGGGGACGGACACGTCGGTCATGCCGATCAGTATGTCCGCCGCGACCGTCGCCGCCACGATGATGAAGGCCCCCAGCATGATCCGCGCGTCGTTCCGCTTCCTCTGGCGGAAGAGGTACCAGAGGCTGTAGAGCATCGCGGCCAGATAGATCCAGTAGGTAACATAGTCGGAAAGATAGAAATACCTGGTAACGTCCGGGTAGCTCAGGGAAAGATACACGAGGCTCCCGCCGATCAGCGCGTCAAAGGCGATGGACGCGCGGTTGTAGAATCGCTCCTCGAAATAATAAACGAGGAAGTGGAGGAAGAGACCTATCAGGACGGCTTCGGCGCAGTATTCCGTGAATTTCAAGACCGCGAAATTATCGATGATGAAGTATTTTGTCTGGCTGCGGAGCAGGGTCACCAGGCCCACGGAGGCGGTGAAGAGGGCGAAGAAGAGGTTCTCGAAGGTCCTCGGGCGCCTGAAAAAAAGGAAGGCGTGGTAGAGCGCGACGATGAGGTAGAGGGCGCTCATGACGATGATGATATTCTCGGTCAGGTGGAAGCGGTCGACCAGGGACCGGTACGATCCGATGCGCTGGTCTCCCATGTAGATGCCGGCGGTATCGTAGTCCATGGAGTGTACGCGCACGGCCAGCACCGTGTCGCTTCCCGGCCGGAACAGGTCGCGGGGTACCGGATAGATCCTGGTGCGGTCGTAGGAATGGCGGCCGGCGCCGTAGCCTAGGTCCCCCGGGAACAGGCCGGTCCTGCCGATGAGCCGGCCGTTGCAGTACACCTCGTCCGCGTCGTCGATCCATCCGAGCTCGATGCCGGGCACGAGGGTTCCCGGCATTTCCGGCATGGCGATATGGAGACGGTACCAGCCGTAGCCATGGTGCTTTCTGCCGGGGGGCAGCCGGAACCAGTTCAGGGGAACCTCAATGGGTTCCCAGCCGGAGTCATCAAGGCCGCTGTCGCGGTACGAGGGATCGTCTCCCCGCCTGAAGAGCCAGGTCCCCTTCAGGCTTGCCGCGCGAATGTCTCCCCTGCCGTCGGGTATCCACCGGCTGATGGCGATGCGTCCTCCATCGTGCTGCCGGGACGGTTCCGCGTCACCGCAGCTTACTGAAAAAAAGGCGATTATCACCGCGGCTATCATTAACGGTATTGAACGCAGTTTCCCGATATGCGGGGATCTGATATGGTCGTGCGGGAGGTCCATTCCGGAGTATTGTCCTGTGGCGTATCCTTTTTATACATTCAGGAGCGGCGGCCGTGGCAGGTCAGCCATGACATGGAGGATCGGAATTCGCTTTTTTCCTGTCAACTCTTTTAGGGCGCTGCCGGCGTGGATCCGCGATGATCAGCGCGGGTGACTCGGTCGTGAGGGCCGGCCGGCGGCATATAATGCCCCGGGCTATTTTTCCGTATCAGGCTATGCAAAAAAGCCTCTTCCGCATCGTGGAAAGAGGCTTTCTCGCTCTATAACGGTTATGCCGTTACGGAAAGGGGCGGAGGATGCCGCCCGCTATTTTACCGTGGCCTTGAGGGCCGCTTCCTTGTAGGCCTTGCTGAAGGAGAACTTCGGCACCTTGGTCGCTTTTTTCGCCGCTATGGTGATCTCCTCGCCGGTGAGAGGATTCCTGCCGATGCGCGCTTTCGTCGCGGGTTTGACCTTGATGAAGAGCTTGCCGAATTTGCCAAGCGGCACCCTCTGGCCCTTCATGACGCCGGCGTTGATGACATCGAACAGATCGTCGATCATCTCCTGGGCCTTCGACCGTTGGAGGGTATGCTTTTCGGCGATGTATTTGGCTATTGTCTGGGCCGTGTATTTCTCCGGGTAGCTTACTTTTGTCTTCGCTGCTTCCTTGGGCGCTGCTTTCTTTGCGTTCTTGCTTGTTTTTGTGGCCATCATATCTCCTTATGTATGTTTATTGTTGTCAATCATGGAATATCCGCTACGATGGAGAAGATCCCTCCCGATGCCGGCTTCGGCACAATGGCGTATCCGTCATCCGGAAGATGAAAGGGTTATACCTACCCTGAATAGTACCCGTAACCGTTTCGGAAATTCCTTTGAATTGAAAATGATATCAGAAATCATTTTATAATTAATAACTGAGCGGCTTTTCCAATTAGTCAAGCATTTTTACGGTTATATCGACCATGGACCGCCACTGTTTTATTAATTAACTTGATAAAAAACAGGGTATGCTGATTAGTGACATCAATTGTTAATAATTAGTGGAGTTATGAAGTAGATCATACCTTGTCATCTATCTCTTAATAACGTCTATCGTTAACAAAATTCAGTCAATGGGAGAATGAGATGCAGGGAAGAACGCTCTATGTCGGGAATCTGAGTCTGTCTCTACGCAAGGAGAAATTGTTCGAGTTGTTTTCCGGGTACGGAAGCGTCCTCGATGTGAAGATTGTCGGGGACAACGCCTTCGGATTCATTGAAATGTCCAGCACGGATGAGGCGGAAAACGCCAAAAAATCCTTGAACGGTTACGATCTGGAAGGACTTAAATTGAAAGTCGATGAGGCCCGTCCTAAAAACTACAGAAAGACCGGCGGACCCCGGCAGTACTGATCCGCTCCGTCTCTTCATTTCACCCGGGGTCGGCCCATAGTGCGAGGTGCCCAGGTTTCCGTATCCTGAGGCGCCCCCGGCACGGCTGATATCTAACGCTGCGCCCTATCCCGGTCCCAGGCTGATAATAAAAAAAGCCATGTTCTTTTCGCGATATTGAAATCTTCGCCCGCCCCATCTATATTCCCGGCCCATGCCAGAACGGCTGTATAGGATCATCTCCCTGTAGGGGAAACCCCCTTTAAAAAATTAGTCGTTTTGACTACAGAATAATCGTTAAATCATTTGTTTGATATTTCTGAAAAATATATATTATTGTAACATGAATGGAAATAGTACCTGTCGCGGTGTGGTGCGCGGTTACGCATAATCTTTTACGAGGGATACATGATATGACAAAAATATCGATGAAAAGCCTGAAGGTGATAATTTCCCTTATTGCCATTGTCGTTATAACCGTCCTTACGGTTATTCTTGTGGTGACATCCTACAATGTGGCTTACAGCGCCATCGAGAAGGCTTACATGAACCAGGTCACGAATTTCAACAAGGAGATCGAGCGCAACCTGGTCGATTTCTATGAAACCGAGATCAAGAACGCCTCCTTCTTCGCGAAGTATCCGCCGGTCATAGACGCGGCTCGGGCCGGACGATACAATGAGATCCGTCCCCTCCTCGCACATTTTTTCAAGGAAAAGGGGATCTATGAGCAGATATTCGTCTCAACTGCGGAGCTTAATTCCCGCATCATGGTGTCGGCCGACGGAAAAGCCGATGGCATCAGGTGGGGGGAGATCCCGGTGTACGTTGAAAATGCCAGGAAAGCCCTCAAGGGCGAGATCCATGTGAGCGATATCGGCAAATCTCCTGCCACGGGACTGACGGTCCTGCTCATAACGGTGCCGATCATGGCGGACGGAAGAGTCGCCGGGATCCTGGGCCTGCCGGTGGACGTAGGCCCCTTCTCAAGGCGGCTGGTGAAGGAGGTGAAGATCGGGGACACCGGGTATCCGTTCATACTGAACTATTCCGGGATGACCATCGCCCACCCGAATGAGGATAATATTTTCAAACTTGACGCCAACAAGTACGACTGGGGACAGAAGATGATGAAATCCCCCAGCGGCTCCATTATTTACTACGCATGGGAGGGAAAGGACAAGTTCCTCACCTTCGTGAAAAACGAGAAATACAAGTTCTACATCGCCACTTCCATGTATCTTTCCGATATCAACGCAAACGCACGGTCCATGGCTCTCATCATGATCGTGCTGGGCCTCGCGGTCATCATCGCCAGCGCGGTGTTCATGTACCTGTTCATCGCCAAGCGCCTGGCGCCGCTGGACGAGTGCAAGGACGTCATGGCGTCCATGGCCCAGGGCGATCTCACCGTACGCTATCAGGGCGTTAACCGGGGCGACGAGATAGGCGACATATCGGACGCGATGAACAGGACGCTGG
It contains:
- a CDS encoding site-2 protease family protein translates to MQYVIYIAAGIVLLGLCIFIHELGHLLGGMMVGIKAKTFSIGMGKGIVKKKIGDTTFQIAPFPFGGYCQFYGEDPSEERTGQGFEFLSAHPLKRIVTVAMGPLFNLFFGIIIFFVMNLVGYSKDTNQVYIPEQMQSGKNVSAAYAAGLRSNDWIVKIGPEDVHSFADISAAVMFSEGKKLDVTVKRDGKELVLPVTPKKNEGSGRFEIGVMPHGSRILIVELVEDGAARAAGLREMDEIVSMDGKPVASEAEFSKYVNGHADRTVRFKVVRKGKEFEKDIVPRLNDVVRFRPVDEKGNKGKTISIMKSKNLQKYLDKGSIMINGRKILTYEGLIGTVKEVEGKQISFQIDKEQYRGTAETDKVGLIGIFQAVAPDQVHVRYGISQAFVQSFVEPYKWIVLNLKGLGMLFTGRMNVRENLSGPIRIVQIAGQVAYYKGMSDFILLMAKISIILMVMNLLPIPVVDGSHLIFFTIEMIRRKPMSQKVMERIQTVGIVILALIMGFAIFNDISMLPFIQNFFK
- a CDS encoding SpoIIE family protein phosphatase encodes the protein MIIAFFSVSCGDAEPSRQHDGGRIAISRWIPDGRGDIRAASLKGTWLFRRGDDPSYRDSGLDDSGWEPIEVPLNWFRLPPGRKHHGYGWYRLHIAMPEMPGTLVPGIELGWIDDADEVYCNGRLIGRTGLFPGDLGYGAGRHSYDRTRIYPVPRDLFRPGSDTVLAVRVHSMDYDTAGIYMGDQRIGSYRSLVDRFHLTENIIIVMSALYLIVALYHAFLFFRRPRTFENLFFALFTASVGLVTLLRSQTKYFIIDNFAVLKFTEYCAEAVLIGLFLHFLVYYFEERFYNRASIAFDALIGGSLVYLSLSYPDVTRYFYLSDYVTYWIYLAAMLYSLWYLFRQRKRNDARIMLGAFIIVAATVAADILIGMTDVSVPWMAHYGFLAFILAIAGALGDRFVNLYNGAVRAARERSELIAIQQELRIAREIQLSILPEKTPDVPGLAIAARYIPMGAVGGDFYDFQVIPDGSGLGVLIADVTGHGVPASLIASMMKVAFSFQRERLADPALLMKNLNSMFYDKIRNNYITAGYVMVDRERMTLRHASAGHLPVLHCSGAGERVDELKPRGILLGMNPSAEYVTQTRAISRGDRIVIFTDGIVEAASVSGELFGDRRFLDLIHETGGLGLEEFADRIISEVNGFIPAGREPQDDITLVVIDVK
- a CDS encoding HAMP domain-containing protein, with product MTKISMKSLKVIISLIAIVVITVLTVILVVTSYNVAYSAIEKAYMNQVTNFNKEIERNLVDFYETEIKNASFFAKYPPVIDAARAGRYNEIRPLLAHFFKEKGIYEQIFVSTAELNSRIMVSADGKADGIRWGEIPVYVENARKALKGEIHVSDIGKSPATGLTVLLITVPIMADGRVAGILGLPVDVGPFSRRLVKEVKIGDTGYPFILNYSGMTIAHPNEDNIFKLDANKYDWGQKMMKSPSGSIIYYAWEGKDKFLTFVKNEKYKFYIATSMYLSDINANARSMALIMIVLGLAVIIASAVFMYLFIAKRLAPLDECKDVMASMAQGDLTVRYQGVNRGDEIGDISDAMNRTLDQFEKVVSEIIVSSQNLAQAVEQIASGNQNLSQRTSEQASALEEIASTLEEATATINQNAENADRAQDLTDTGVAQSVEGNQVAMEAVNSIIDMNNSSKKVGEIIAVINEIAFQTNLLALNAAVEAARAGEQGRGFAVVAGEVRNLAQRSGNAAKEIEALIRDTVNKVDRSTDLVNRTGEALSKIAEASKHTAKIITEIAAASQEQKQGMNQINNAITEMDSATQQNASLVEETASASEEMANQAQELLNMVGRFRIGDTVTGEAESMKHRNIHLSFGGKKGKAAAPKAVAAKRSSDGDGNGREKTPDAPSPGAGDEGKLKTILKSEGFEEF
- a CDS encoding HU family DNA-binding protein, with the translated sequence MATKTSKNAKKAAPKEAAKTKVSYPEKYTAQTIAKYIAEKHTLQRSKAQEMIDDLFDVINAGVMKGQRVPLGKFGKLFIKVKPATKARIGRNPLTGEEITIAAKKATKVPKFSFSKAYKEAALKATVK
- a CDS encoding RNA-binding protein translates to MQGRTLYVGNLSLSLRKEKLFELFSGYGSVLDVKIVGDNAFGFIEMSSTDEAENAKKSLNGYDLEGLKLKVDEARPKNYRKTGGPRQY
- a CDS encoding adenylate/guanylate cyclase domain-containing protein, which codes for MKVSRYHGVKFGLLVGPSLAGIVLGAAIAFFFVSKNPTKWTAVQGGLCGLLIGFTAFYMEYFVFDRIRKLTVILSAVLRSIIFSVVIVISYVISDLLVFGAATLAYDVRTFIMPSFGLAMTSILALMLLINISRLLGQKALVRLLVGLYHKPIIRKRIFMFIDLASSTAIAEEIGDIRFHSFLNDFFFDATRPIVECKGEIYKYVGDEIIVSWTMKGGLKDLNCIECFFLIEDAIEALRGRYERQYGAFPRFSAGIHCGDAVIGEMGDYKREVAFLGDVVNTTSRIQSECKARGRRLIISGDLYGELSGASPGSYGFENLGSITLRGKKREVPLYSVTRKASA